From Mobula hypostoma chromosome 27, sMobHyp1.1, whole genome shotgun sequence, a single genomic window includes:
- the LOC134338449 gene encoding uncharacterized protein LOC134338449 → MVGRRGRDRRRGKDKDSSSASGLRSLPLARKLAYFDGEFERLQRERRLPASRPERLRVLEPLLRCGACPSSGPNGDCSLVLAAGVLLLLLLPGCLFLCGGPAARFLSFCGRVLLIQLLPYWDWTLYSNTDCLIRNPYYFARGLESLQLTDCINVCQKYPTVESLQKVDPKVVLQKYLRQNLPLVVTDGAEEWVAIREFTVPFLTQLFSGHRVLQNTIVCSYWDSHDSLEKSPGAFLEKVHHQRLFQWAIQWKNCNKAAAKVIRGFYQRPYFLPPVVELSESNWLLMASQAGDGGTGNIFVKMGDHDGDLLMWIAQLQGVFEVQLLPRDICASNCTHYTMQLSPGQTVAVPLRMWEVQYRAFSSTAIGLAATGNWLQDSR, encoded by the exons ATGGTAGGCCGGCGGGGCAGAGATAGGCGCAGGGGTAAGGACAAGGACAGCAGTTCGGCGTCGGGGCTGCGCTCGCTACCCCTGGCCCGCAAGCTCGCCTACTTTGACGGCGAGTTCGAGCGGCTGCAGCGGGAGCGGCGGCTGCCCGCGTCGCGCCCGGAGCGCCTGCGGGTGTTGGAGCCGCTGTTGCGCTGCGGGGCCTGTCCTTCTTCCGGCCCGAACGGCGACTGCAGCCTAGTGCTGGCCGCCGGCGTcctgctgctcctgctcctgccCGGCTGCCTCTTCCTCTGCGGAGGCCCAGCCGCCCGTTTCCTCAGCTTCTGCGGCCGCGTCCTGCTCATTCAG TTGCTGCCTTATTGGGATTGGACGTTGTACTCCAATACAGACTGCCTGATCAGGAACCCCTATTACTTTGCAAGGGGCCTTGAGTCCTTGCAGCTCACAGACTGCATCAAT GTATGCCAGAAATACCCAACAGTGGaatctctgcagaaagtggaTCCAAAGGTTGTTCTTCAAAAGTATCTGCGTCAGAATCTACCCCTTGTAGTAACAGATGGGGCTGAAGAATGGGTTGCCATCAGGGAGTTCACTGTGCCATTTCTAACTCAG TTATTCAGTGGACATCGAGTGCTGCAAAACACAATTGTGTGCAGTTACTGGGACTCTCATGACTCTCTGGAGAAAAGCCCAGGTGCTTTCTTAGAAAAGGTCCATCATCAAAGGCTTTTCCAGTGGGCAATTCAGTG GAAGAATTGTAACAAAGCAGCAGCAAAGGTGATCCGTGGGTTCTATCAGCGACCTTACTTCCTCCCTCCAGTGGTGGAATTATCGGAATCTAACTGGTTGCTAATGGCCTCACAAGCAGGAGATGGTGGCACAGGGAATATTTTTGTAAAG ATGGGAGATCATGATGGGGACTTGCTGATGTGGATTGCTCAGCTTCAAGGAGTTTTTGAGGTTCAGCTCCTACCCAGGGATATATGTGCAAGCAACTGTACCCATTATACGATGCAGCTTTCACCTGGACAGACGG TTGCTGTACCACTTAGGATGTGGGAGGTTCAGTATCGTGCTTTCAGCTCCACTGCCATTGGACTTGCTGCAACCGGAAACTGGCTTCAAGACTCCAGGTGA